A portion of the Candidatus Pristimantibacillus lignocellulolyticus genome contains these proteins:
- the yycH gene encoding two-component system activity regulator YycH: protein MMERIKTGLLIFLVILSLLQTYFLAYRMPWLGTTTRSDQDYVNTELIGKPSSVESVIYPEELILHLGEDKHTIIYPNTQFYDLIVRQRLANRELKDLQVLTNSTMDWTKLKRDQQGIELSFRNGISFELLKKLLKIETVSTQDVTQIDRIYIYAIAESEEVRAFFFEKNGTTVYEAVRVDLTVKDIQDYIGFGEYLPSYEYINKNLYVAVEPIQATEYSFAYDVITPEQMQRSLFFDSSTTRAIVNRSGSQIYTDGKRGLKVEQNGLWINYSNSTASQTNTAPASENVYVAVDFVNQHGGWDSSYQLANVPQADEKYVRFRKYIEQYPVIDINPFNYGYIQLGLQQANVVEYERTLISLPSAADSKEIRWLYGGQQLKAQLESYSNKQDVVAIYPALTAVPQGDNVLKFIPVWAVQLRDGTEEVLMDAMLAGIDPSILDRSK from the coding sequence ATGATGGAGCGTATTAAGACAGGTTTATTAATCTTTCTCGTTATACTCAGCTTGCTGCAGACGTATTTTCTAGCTTACCGGATGCCTTGGCTTGGTACGACCACAAGAAGTGATCAAGATTATGTGAATACGGAATTAATCGGTAAGCCAAGTAGTGTAGAGAGTGTTATCTATCCAGAGGAATTGATACTTCATCTTGGAGAGGACAAGCATACAATCATATATCCCAATACACAGTTTTATGATCTTATTGTCCGCCAACGTCTTGCGAATCGCGAATTAAAGGATCTTCAAGTATTAACGAATAGTACAATGGATTGGACGAAGTTAAAGAGAGATCAGCAAGGGATAGAATTATCATTTCGCAATGGGATTTCTTTTGAACTATTGAAGAAACTGTTGAAGATTGAGACAGTTAGCACTCAAGATGTAACGCAAATCGATCGCATCTATATTTATGCGATTGCTGAATCTGAGGAAGTACGCGCCTTTTTCTTTGAGAAAAATGGGACAACTGTGTATGAAGCAGTGCGAGTCGATCTAACGGTGAAAGATATTCAAGATTATATAGGTTTCGGAGAGTATTTACCTTCTTACGAGTATATTAATAAAAATCTATATGTTGCCGTTGAGCCTATTCAGGCAACAGAATATAGTTTTGCTTATGATGTCATTACACCAGAGCAAATGCAACGCAGTCTGTTTTTTGATTCTAGTACGACTAGAGCCATAGTGAATCGTTCAGGTTCTCAAATCTATACGGATGGAAAACGTGGTCTAAAAGTTGAGCAAAATGGATTATGGATAAATTATTCGAATTCAACGGCATCACAGACCAATACAGCACCAGCGAGTGAAAACGTATATGTTGCCGTTGATTTTGTTAACCAGCATGGTGGATGGGACTCTAGCTATCAATTAGCCAATGTCCCTCAGGCCGATGAGAAATATGTTCGATTCCGTAAATATATTGAGCAGTATCCGGTTATTGATATTAATCCATTTAATTATGGTTATATCCAATTGGGATTACAGCAAGCTAACGTTGTCGAATATGAACGTACACTGATATCATTGCCAAGCGCAGCAGATTCCAAAGAAATTCGTTGGTTGTACGGAGGTCAACAGCTTAAAGCGCAGCTTGAATCGTATAGTAACAAACAAGATGTTGTTGCGATTTATCCTGCACTAACGGCAGTTCCTCAAGGGGATAATGTCCTCAAATTCATCCCTGTATGGGCTGTTCAATTGCGAGATGGTACAGAAGAAGTGTTAATGGATGCTATGTTGGCAGGCATTGATCCGAGTATTCTAGATCGTTCAAAGTAA
- the walK gene encoding cell wall metabolism sensor histidine kinase WalK, translating to MKLRQYFQTIQVKLVIIYLLLILVAMQLIGVYFISTVKASLVNNFTNNLKEQADILAKFAAPSLSPTIDNDADPSDNTTEDLNLVVRNLFSISGAEVQVLDANGKIVATSLQLHQSYIGQKNKSLAVSRALQNISDNEEEYIEEDGSRKKMIAVPVTHNDKIVGAVHIVASMTEVYDTMNRVNQIFFSGTIIALGLTGVLGVVLAHTITHPIQGLTRQAELVAEGHFDMKAPVLGNDEIGRLSMAFNEMTIRLKEALSVNEEENEKLISVLSNMSDGVLAVDENNQVIVWNKRALELLEFGTLQDKILPEVLELNEEQVEFLQQGRTQIFIIRRDSPDYDTSSEEDSILKVTLSPIHRRDRGITGAIAVIQDVTDQEKLEISRRQFVANVSHELRTPLTTIKSYAEALNDGALEERELSERFVGVISNETERMIRLVSDLLHLSRLDSNQAPLRRQQTNIQDMLDEVADRFSFQLRQKRIKATVKVGKGIRNLWLDRDQIDQVLDNLVSNAVKYTLDGGKITLSAVKSRENAYIDISVQDSGIGIPAKDLSKIFDRFYRVDKARSRNMGGTGLGLSIAREIVKKHGGKISLESELNVGSKVTFSLPLLQDGGKSK from the coding sequence ATGAAACTGAGACAATATTTCCAAACGATACAAGTAAAGCTCGTTATTATTTATTTGTTACTTATTCTAGTAGCGATGCAATTGATTGGTGTGTACTTTATAAGTACAGTAAAAGCATCCCTAGTGAATAACTTTACGAATAATTTAAAGGAACAAGCGGATATTCTTGCTAAGTTTGCGGCACCGAGTTTATCGCCTACTATCGATAATGATGCAGATCCTTCGGATAATACAACGGAGGATTTGAATCTTGTTGTACGTAATTTGTTCAGTATTAGCGGAGCAGAAGTGCAGGTGCTTGATGCGAATGGTAAAATAGTCGCGACTTCTCTGCAACTTCATCAATCGTACATCGGGCAGAAAAACAAGTCGTTAGCAGTAAGTCGCGCATTGCAAAATATATCTGATAATGAAGAAGAATATATTGAGGAAGATGGCTCACGTAAGAAGATGATTGCGGTGCCTGTGACTCATAATGATAAAATCGTCGGGGCTGTGCATATTGTTGCATCAATGACGGAAGTATATGACACAATGAATCGAGTGAACCAAATATTTTTCTCAGGCACAATCATTGCACTTGGTTTGACGGGTGTGCTAGGAGTTGTGCTTGCTCATACGATTACACATCCAATACAAGGATTAACTCGTCAAGCTGAGCTAGTAGCCGAAGGACATTTCGATATGAAAGCTCCAGTGTTAGGTAATGATGAGATTGGTCGACTAAGTATGGCTTTTAATGAGATGACCATTCGCTTAAAGGAAGCACTTTCTGTCAATGAGGAAGAGAATGAGAAGCTGATCTCCGTTCTTTCCAATATGAGTGATGGCGTATTAGCAGTTGATGAGAATAATCAAGTTATCGTCTGGAATAAGCGTGCACTTGAACTACTAGAGTTCGGTACATTGCAAGATAAAATATTGCCAGAAGTATTAGAACTGAATGAGGAACAAGTAGAATTTTTACAACAAGGGCGTACGCAAATTTTTATCATTAGGCGCGATAGTCCAGATTATGATACCTCTTCGGAAGAAGATAGCATTCTGAAAGTCACATTATCTCCGATTCATCGTCGTGACCGAGGCATTACTGGTGCGATTGCCGTAATACAAGATGTTACCGATCAAGAGAAACTTGAAATATCTCGTCGTCAATTTGTAGCTAACGTATCTCATGAGTTACGGACTCCGCTGACTACGATTAAAAGCTATGCCGAAGCGCTCAATGATGGAGCATTAGAGGAACGTGAATTATCGGAACGTTTTGTTGGTGTTATTAGTAATGAGACAGAGCGAATGATACGTCTAGTTAGTGATCTATTGCATTTATCGAGACTAGATTCAAATCAAGCGCCGCTTCGTCGCCAACAGACTAATATTCAAGATATGCTAGATGAAGTAGCAGATCGCTTCTCGTTCCAGTTACGCCAGAAACGAATTAAAGCAACCGTTAAAGTAGGGAAAGGGATTCGTAATCTATGGCTTGATCGAGATCAAATCGATCAAGTGTTAGATAATCTAGTATCCAATGCGGTAAAATATACGTTAGATGGCGGAAAAATCACATTATCTGCTGTGAAATCTAGAGAGAATGCCTATATCGATATTAGTGTGCAAGATTCAGGTATTGGTATTCCCGCGAAAGATTTATCGAAAATTTTTGATCGTTTTTATCGTGTAGATAAGGCGAGATCTCGTAATATGGGCGGAACAGGGCTAGGATTATCTATTGCCCGGGAAATTGTTAAGAAGCATGGAGGCAAGATCTCGCTTGAATCTGAATTGAATGTAGGCTCAAAAGTTACATTTAGTTTGCCCTTGCTACAGGATGGAGGCAAATCCAAATGA
- the yycF gene encoding response regulator YycF: MYGKILVVDDEQPIADILKFSLEKEGYEVICAFDGEEAIRLAFEEQPDLMLLDLMLPIKDGMDVCREVRAKLHMPIIMLTAKDTEIDKVLGLELGADDYVTKPFSTRELLARVKAHLRRQKKSTLLAQELLAEDGQDQDNFEQQGFSLFNLFIDTDMYALYKDGEAIELTHREFELVHYLAKHCGKVMTREHLLQAVWGFEYFGDVRTVDVTIRRLREKIENDPSRPEYILTRRGLGYMMRNPKFGSI, encoded by the coding sequence ATGTACGGAAAAATATTAGTGGTAGACGATGAGCAGCCGATAGCAGATATTTTGAAATTCAGTTTAGAAAAAGAAGGATATGAAGTGATTTGCGCTTTCGATGGTGAAGAAGCGATCCGTCTTGCTTTTGAAGAGCAACCAGATCTTATGCTACTTGATCTTATGCTTCCTATTAAGGATGGAATGGATGTATGTCGCGAAGTAAGAGCAAAGCTACATATGCCGATTATTATGCTAACCGCTAAGGATACAGAAATTGATAAAGTATTAGGATTAGAGCTAGGTGCAGATGATTACGTAACGAAGCCATTTAGTACTCGTGAATTACTTGCACGAGTTAAAGCACATTTGCGTAGACAGAAGAAGTCAACGTTGCTTGCACAGGAGTTATTAGCTGAAGACGGTCAAGATCAAGATAATTTTGAACAACAAGGGTTTAGTCTGTTTAATTTATTTATCGATACAGATATGTATGCACTATATAAAGATGGAGAGGCTATTGAGCTAACACATCGAGAATTTGAACTTGTTCATTATTTGGCAAAACATTGTGGAAAAGTTATGACCCGCGAACATTTATTGCAGGCAGTATGGGGATTTGAATATTTCGGAGATGTACGAACAGTCGATGTTACGATTCGTCGTTTGCGTGAAAAAATCGAAAATGATCCAAGTCGCCCAGAATATATTTTGACTCGTCGTGGACTTGGGTATATGATGCGCAATCCGAAATTCGGGAGTATATAA
- a CDS encoding peptidoglycan DD-metalloendopeptidase family protein, with the protein MAGFGDMSRMKESVTKLVDKLVSKIRPVDSKAVNAEPDIQTDAVIPTTPLWRKKTTLLIGGAIILLTTAGVIGVQQYNEYRANNTFEIFHVYQNGTIIGSVDSKDLVEKLIADEQLELANNNPGINMVLETGELTYESETAFKLYAETDATLSALEQSFTSHAVGVAVVVDGKTLGIVKDEAAAVNILSRLQSEYAPSLASAASTTRTIESLSFNANDAKKDETAKEDSDEPSTVVTEIGFVEAVDVENVNTDPAKILDEEALYSTIVDGSTKPTKYIVQKGDCVGCIAFKFGISEQVIYENNPSIVGDKITAGDELDLTVRMPEITVKSTEETVEIEEIAIPIQYVKNDEIREGETKTIQTGSVGSQKLTYSIYKENGYILTEELISKEVIVEAVPTIIEKGTMVIAGIGSGQFAYPVSNSRLSSKYGSRWGRTHKGIDLTGDKNIKAADAGIVEFVGTKNGYGNTIIIDHQNGYKTLYGHLKSIGVSKGDKLSQGDSIGVMGNTGRSTGVHLHFEILKNGSNVNPLSYL; encoded by the coding sequence ATGGCCGGATTCGGGGACATGAGTCGTATGAAAGAATCAGTTACGAAATTAGTAGACAAGCTAGTGAGTAAGATTCGACCAGTAGACTCTAAAGCAGTAAACGCTGAACCAGATATACAGACCGATGCAGTGATACCAACAACACCACTTTGGCGTAAAAAAACCACCCTTCTTATAGGTGGAGCCATCATACTACTAACAACTGCGGGCGTTATAGGCGTTCAACAATATAATGAATACAGAGCTAATAATACTTTTGAAATTTTTCATGTTTATCAAAATGGAACGATAATAGGTTCAGTAGATTCTAAAGATTTAGTAGAAAAATTAATTGCAGATGAACAATTAGAATTAGCGAATAATAATCCAGGAATTAATATGGTACTAGAAACAGGCGAGCTTACATATGAAAGTGAAACAGCTTTTAAATTGTATGCAGAAACTGATGCAACACTTAGTGCACTTGAACAATCATTTACATCACATGCTGTTGGTGTAGCTGTTGTAGTTGACGGAAAGACATTAGGTATCGTCAAGGATGAAGCAGCAGCAGTAAATATTTTAAGTAGATTACAAAGCGAATACGCTCCTTCACTAGCTAGTGCGGCGTCAACGACTAGAACAATTGAATCGTTATCTTTTAATGCTAATGATGCAAAAAAAGACGAGACAGCGAAAGAAGATTCTGATGAACCTTCGACAGTCGTTACTGAAATTGGCTTTGTTGAAGCGGTTGATGTCGAGAATGTAAATACAGATCCAGCCAAAATATTAGATGAAGAAGCTTTATATTCTACTATTGTTGATGGTAGCACGAAGCCAACGAAATATATTGTGCAAAAGGGCGACTGTGTGGGATGTATTGCTTTTAAATTTGGAATCTCAGAACAAGTAATTTATGAGAATAACCCATCTATTGTAGGTGACAAAATCACTGCAGGCGATGAGCTAGACTTAACGGTTCGTATGCCGGAGATTACAGTGAAATCTACTGAAGAAACGGTAGAGATTGAAGAAATTGCTATTCCTATTCAATATGTAAAGAATGATGAAATCCGTGAAGGCGAAACGAAAACGATTCAAACCGGATCAGTAGGTTCGCAAAAGTTAACGTATAGTATTTACAAAGAGAATGGATATATTCTTACAGAAGAATTAATATCTAAGGAAGTTATTGTCGAAGCAGTTCCTACTATTATTGAAAAAGGAACAATGGTTATTGCAGGTATAGGTTCTGGTCAATTTGCATATCCAGTATCTAATTCTCGCCTTTCTAGTAAATATGGTTCACGATGGGGTAGAACCCATAAAGGAATCGATCTTACAGGCGATAAGAACATAAAAGCTGCTGATGCAGGTATCGTTGAATTTGTAGGAACGAAGAACGGTTACGGAAACACAATAATTATCGATCATCAGAATGGCTACAAAACATTGTACGGTCATCTTAAATCTATTGGTGTAAGCAAAGGCGATAAGTTAAGTCAAGGCGATAGTATCGGTGTTATGGGTAACACTGGTCGCTCGACAGGCGTACATCTTCACTTCGAAATTTTGAAAAATGGTAGCAATGTTAATCCACTAAGCTATTTATAA
- a CDS encoding adenylosuccinate synthase, whose product MSTVVVVGTQWGDEGKGKITDFLAEGADVVARYQGGNNAGHTILIDNKKYKLTMIPSGIFNANKTCVIGNGMVINPEALITEINYIHDNGFSTENLVISDRAHVIMPYHLILDGLEEDRKGDNKIGTTRKGIGPCYMDKASRSGIRIADLMDAEEFSARVRAIVIEKNQVIEQVYGSTKVDAEQIIKEYLEYAEVLRPYVTDTSVILNDAIDADKKVLFEGAQGVMLDIDQGTYPYVTSSNPSAGGVCIGSGVGPSRIQQVIGVAKAYTTRVGDGPFPTEQDNEIGQLIRDRGHEYGTVTGRPRRVGWFDTVVIRHARRVSGITGLSLNSLDVLSGLDTVKICTGYKYRGEIIHHYPASLKAVSECEAVYEELPGWSEDITNVKRLEDLPANTLAYVNRVAELTGIPIAIFSVGRNREQTNQVLPIY is encoded by the coding sequence ATGTCAACAGTAGTTGTTGTTGGTACGCAATGGGGAGATGAAGGGAAAGGTAAAATTACCGATTTTCTTGCGGAAGGTGCGGACGTAGTAGCGCGTTACCAAGGTGGTAACAATGCTGGCCACACGATCCTTATTGATAATAAAAAATATAAGCTGACAATGATACCTTCTGGTATCTTTAATGCCAATAAAACATGTGTAATCGGAAATGGTATGGTAATTAATCCTGAAGCATTAATTACTGAAATTAATTATATTCACGACAATGGCTTCTCTACAGAGAATCTTGTTATTAGTGATCGTGCACACGTTATTATGCCTTACCATCTTATTCTTGATGGTCTTGAAGAAGATCGTAAAGGTGATAATAAAATCGGTACGACTCGTAAAGGAATCGGCCCTTGTTATATGGATAAAGCTTCTCGTAGCGGTATTCGTATTGCTGACCTTATGGATGCAGAAGAATTCTCTGCTCGTGTACGTGCGATCGTCATTGAGAAAAATCAAGTGATTGAGCAAGTATATGGTTCAACAAAAGTTGATGCAGAACAAATTATTAAAGAGTATCTTGAATATGCAGAAGTACTTCGTCCTTACGTGACTGATACGTCTGTTATCTTAAATGATGCTATTGATGCAGATAAAAAAGTACTATTTGAAGGTGCGCAAGGCGTTATGCTTGACATCGATCAAGGAACTTATCCGTATGTTACTTCTTCAAACCCATCTGCTGGTGGTGTGTGTATCGGTTCTGGCGTAGGTCCATCTCGCATTCAACAAGTTATCGGTGTTGCAAAAGCATACACAACTCGTGTTGGTGACGGTCCGTTCCCTACGGAGCAAGATAATGAAATTGGTCAATTGATCCGTGATAGAGGTCATGAGTACGGAACAGTTACTGGCCGTCCTCGTCGTGTAGGTTGGTTCGATACGGTTGTTATTCGTCATGCTCGTCGTGTAAGTGGTATTACAGGTCTTTCTCTAAACTCTTTAGACGTACTCTCTGGTCTTGATACTGTTAAGATCTGTACGGGTTACAAATATCGCGGAGAAATCATTCATCACTACCCTGCAAGCTTGAAAGCTGTAAGTGAATGTGAAGCGGTATATGAAGAGTTACCAGGTTGGTCTGAAGATATTACTAACGTAAAACGTCTTGAAGATCTTCCAGCTAATACGTTAGCTTATGTTAATCGTGTTGCTGAACTTACAGGAATTCCAATTGCGATCTTCTCTGTGGGTCGTAATAGAGAGCAAACGAACCAAGTACTACCAATCTACTAA